CGCAGCCGCCTCGTCATACCGTGGATAGCGATCGCTTTCGCGGGCGAAACGATCCCAGCTCAAGCCAAGCCACGTCAGATCGGCGGCGATGGCGTCGGCGAACTCCTGGGTGGAGCGTTCCTCGTCGGTGTCGTCCAGCCGGAACATAAAGCTGCCGCCGGTCTTGCGCGCGAACAGCCAGTTGACGAGCGCGAGGCGCACATTGCCGACATGGATGCGGCCGGTCGGGCTGGGGGCGAAACGGACGGCGGTGGACATGGCAGGACTCGGGTTGGAGACGGGACAGGCCGGCAGTCCTAGCACGGCCGGCGCGCCTTCCGAAAGCGGTCCGCACTCCCGGATGCAGCCTCAGGGGCGCTCCCCGGCGTCCAGCGCGGCAGGGTCGGCCGACGCCGACTCGTCCCAATCGCCCAGCGCCCGGAGCAGCGACCGCACCTGCCGGTTCAGCGAACCGATCTGCGCCAGACCCATCCCCGACCGCTCGACCAGCGTCCGGCTCAGGCAGGTGCTTTCATCCACCATCGCACGGCCGGCATCGGTCAGCCAGACCTGAACCTGCCGTTCATCCATCCGGCTGCGCCGTCGTTCGACCAACCCCGCCTGCTCCAGCCGCTTCACCGGCGGCGTGACCGTGCTGGATTCCAGCGCCAGCCTTTCGGCGATCGCGCCGACGGTCGCGCCATCCGCCTCCCCCAGCACACTCAGGATGAGGTACTGCGGATAGGTGATTCCCATGGCGTCCAGCATCGGCTTGTAGGTGCGGGTGATGGCCATGCTGGTCATATAGAGGGCGAAGCAGAGCTGGTCGTCCAACGGAACGCGGTACGGGACCGGGGGGCAATTTTCGGACGGTGCGGACATGGGGCGTCCTCCTGGCTGATCGGGTCCGGCATTTTTATCACCGGAATAGATATCGCGATAACGATTTGTCTGGACAAGCCCCAGCCTGAGGCGTAGAGATTTGCTTATCGCGATAAACGATATCGCAAAACCATTCCTCGGGAGATCGACATGACCTCGTTGAAGACCGGCGCCTCACGGCGCGGCATGCTGACTGCTGGCCTGGGCCTTTCCGCCACCGCCGCCGCCCTGCCCTTCGTCCAGACCGCCCAGGCGGCCCAATCAACCACGGCGGCCGCATCGGGTGCGAAGAGGATGGGCAGCGGCACGGTCACGGCAAAGGACGGCACGCAGATTTTCTACAAGGACTGGGGATCGGGTCAGCCGATCGTCTTCCATCATGGCTGGCCGCTGTCGTCGGACGACTGGGATGCCCAGATGCTGTATTTCCTGTCGCAGGGCTTCCGGGTCATCGCCCATGACCGGCGTGGTCATGGCCGGTCGACGCAGACCGCCACCGGCAACGACATGGACACCTACGCCGACGATGTCGCCAGCCTGGCCGCCCATCTCGGCCTGAAGAACGCCATCCACATCGGTCATTCGACCGGCGGCGGCGAAGTGGCCCGCTATGTCGCGCGGCATGGCGGCAATGGGCGGGTGGCGAAAGCCGTGCTGATCGGAGCGGTGACGCCGATCATGCTGAAGACCTCGGCCAATCCCGGCGGCCTGCCGCTGGAGGTGTTCGACGGCTTCCGCGCCGCACTGGCGGCCAACCGCGCGCAATTCTTCCGCGACATCCCCTCCGGCCCCTTCTATGGCTTCAACCGTGACGGCGCGAAGGTTTCGCAGGGTTTGATCGACAATTGGTGGCGGCAGGGCATGATGGGCGGAGCCAAGGCCCACTATGATTGCATCAAGGCATTCTCCGAAACCGACTTCACCGAGGATCTGAAGAAGATCGACATTCCGGTCCTGGTGATGCACGGCGACGATGACCAGATCGTGCCCGTCGCCGATTCCGCCCTGCTGGCGGTCAAGCTGCTGCGGAAAGGGACATTGAAGGTCTATCCGGGCCTCCCGCACGGCATGGCCTCCACCCACGCCGACATCATCAACCGGGATCTGCTGGCGTTCATCAAGGGCTGATACCGTCCCGTGAAAGCTCCGGACAGCGTTCGGAGCTTTCACGGGCTCCTGGCTCCGGCTCCTGGCCCCGGCTGCCCGAAGGGAGCGTTAGGCGAAGGCAAGACTCCTGGGGTAGCGTGGCGGCAAAGCCAACCCCCGGAGAGTTTCCATGGCAGAGAAAAGCTTGCGCATCGGCGTCGTGCTGTCGGGCTGCGGCGTGTATGACGGTGCGGAAATCCACGAGGCGGTCTGCACCCTGCTGGCCATCGCCAAAATGGGCGCGGTTGCGGTGTGCTACGCCCCCGACATTCCGCAGGCCCATGTCGTCAACCACCTGACCGGCCAGGAGACCGGTGAGAGC
The Azospirillum sp. TSA2s DNA segment above includes these coding regions:
- a CDS encoding MarR family winged helix-turn-helix transcriptional regulator: MSAPSENCPPVPYRVPLDDQLCFALYMTSMAITRTYKPMLDAMGITYPQYLILSVLGEADGATVGAIAERLALESSTVTPPVKRLEQAGLVERRRSRMDERQVQVWLTDAGRAMVDESTCLSRTLVERSGMGLAQIGSLNRQVRSLLRALGDWDESASADPAALDAGERP
- a CDS encoding alpha/beta fold hydrolase, with the protein product MGSGTVTAKDGTQIFYKDWGSGQPIVFHHGWPLSSDDWDAQMLYFLSQGFRVIAHDRRGHGRSTQTATGNDMDTYADDVASLAAHLGLKNAIHIGHSTGGGEVARYVARHGGNGRVAKAVLIGAVTPIMLKTSANPGGLPLEVFDGFRAALAANRAQFFRDIPSGPFYGFNRDGAKVSQGLIDNWWRQGMMGGAKAHYDCIKAFSETDFTEDLKKIDIPVLVMHGDDDQIVPVADSALLAVKLLRKGTLKVYPGLPHGMASTHADIINRDLLAFIKG